GATCGACCACGCACGGTCGCGTGCGTTACCCGAGTTCACTGCCAGCACAAACGGGCCGTCGCCGGGTGCTGGGGCGGGAGCATCTACTCCGCGTCGGTGCATGCTCATTCCGATCCAGCCACCGATAAAGCTGATGAACAGCGCCCCGAACACGGCACACGTGATTTCCAGGTAGAATAAATCACTCGGGCCGGTCGGCGGGGACATCAGCCGGGCCAGTCCGGGGGCGATTGCGACACCAAGCGCCGCACCTGCGATTCCCCCCAGAGTTGCCCCGGCGAACGAGTGATCACGCTCCATCAGGTCCGTGGCGTGACCGTTCGCGAGCCGCCCCGTGTAACCGATTTGCTTGTCCCGGAACCCGGCGAGGCGCAACTGGAGCAGAGCCTCGTCCGCGTCGTCTTGGTTGTCGAAGGCCGCAATCACGTCCGCGGTCCGCGACTTGTTATCATGCGCCCACATGACGTACCCTCGCTTGTTCTTGGCTTGGGCCAATTGAAAACGCTGCAATTGGTGCGCCGGGAACGGTTCGCGGGACGTCGCGAACGTGTTGAGTGTGACCGAGATCGATCTTTAAGGAGATGAATGCTAACGATTTACATCGATGCCGATGCGTGTCCTGTTAAAGACGAAGTGTACAAAGTCGCGCGGCGCCACGCGATGAAGGTGCTCGTCGTTGCCAATAGCACGATGCGCGTGCCCGTTGAGCCATTGGTCGAACTGGTCGTGCGCGCGGGGTTCGGTGCGGCCGACGACTGGATCGCGGGCGAAATCGGGCCGTGTGATATCTGCATCACGTCTGACGTTCCGCTGGCCGCACGCTGCGTCGCGAACGGGGCCGTGACCCTCGATCCGAAGGGCCGGTTACTCGACGCTAACAGCATCGGTGAAGCGGTTGCCACGCGCGACCTGATGGAAGAGTTGCGGGCTATGGGACAAGCGGCCGGCGGACCGGCGCCAATGACCCCAAAGGACCGCTCCCGGTTTCTGGCGAAACTCGATGAAGCGGTTAACGCCGCGCGCCGGGCTGCGTCGAGGTAACGCGGTGCCGCTCGTTGAGTGAGCGGTTGCTCAAACGAAAAAACCGGGAGCGACAAGGCTCCCGGTTTCGGTTGAGCACGGTGTGCTCAGTACGTTACTTCTTCGCGTCGGGCTTCGGGATGTCGGCCAGTTCGACCGGCACCGAGGCGTAGTGGCTGAACTCCATCGAGAAGCTCGCCTGCCCCTTCGTCGCGCTGCGGAGGTCGTTGGTGTACCCGAACAGGTTCGCCAGCGGCACCTTCGCGACGACCTGGGCCACGCCCTTGTCTTCGCTCGTTTCCTCGATCAGCCCGCGCTTGCTGCTGATGTTCCCGGAGATCTGGCCCTGGTACTCCTTCGGCGAGACCACGACCACCTTCATGACCGGCTCGCGCAGCTCGATGCCGCCGCGCTCCTGGGCCTCGCGGAACGCTTCGAGGGCGCACAGGTAGAAGGCGTCCTGCGACGAGTCCACGTCGTGCATCTTCCCGAAGTGCAGGTTGAACTCCAGGTCCACGAACGGGAACGGGTACTTGTACCCCTTCTTCGCGCCTTCCCGGAGCCCCTCCTCCACGCTCGGAATGTACTGCTTGTCGATCGAGCCCTGGGTGATGGCGTTCACGAAGTAGACGTTGTTCGGGTCCGGCTTCACCTTCGGGTCGTTCAGTTCTTCGATCTCCGCCACCTTCTCCTGGATCTGTTCCGGGGTGAGCGGCGTGTACTTCACCACGATCACGGCGAACTTACCGCGGCCACCGGTTTGCTTCTGGAACTTGTACTCGAAGTCCACCGACCGCGCCAGGCACTGGCGGTACGCGACGCGCGGCTTGCCCAGGGTAATCAGCTTCGTGTCTTCCTGCGGCACGCCGACGGCGCGCTTCAGTTTCTCGATGCTGATTTCCAGGTGCAACTCGCCCATCCCGCTGATGATCGTGTCCTTCGTTTCCTCGTCCGTGTGCGTCTTCAAAGTGGGGTCGTCGCGCACGAGGCGGTTGAGCGCCTCGCCCACCTTGCCGCTGTCCAGCGTCTTGCTGAACGCCAGCGCCTGCGACACCACGGGCTTCGGGAACTGGATCGCTTCGAGGGCGATCGGCTGGTCGGGGTCGGACAGGGTGTTACCCGTGTACGTTTCCGACAGGCCCATCGCCGCGACGATGTCGCCCGGGCTGGCCTTCTCGAGCGCGATGCGCTTGTCGCCCATCATGCGGTAGAACCGCGCGATGCGCTCCTTCTTCCCGTTGGTGGTGTTCGTGTACGACTCGCCCGGCTTCATCTCGCCCGAGTACACGCGGATGTACACGAGGTCGCCGTTGGTCTCGGCCACCGTCTTGAACGCCAGCGCACTCATGGGCTCTTTCGAGTCCGGCTTGCGGACGAGCGCGTCCTTGGTCTTCGGGTGCAACCCGTCCACCGGCGGCCGGTCGATCGGCGACGGCAGACAGTCCACCACGAGGTCCAGCAGGTGCTGCACGCCGTGGAACATCTTCGAGCTACCGCAGTGGACCGGCGTGAACGTCCCGTCCAGCGTCCCCTTGCGGAGCGCCTTGCGGATCAGGTCCACCGGAACGTCCTTGCCCTCGAGGATCAGTTCCGTGATCTCGTCGGACGCGGCGGACACCCCGTCGAGCATCTGCTCGCGGCGCTTCTGCGCCTCTTCCAGATACTTCTCCGGGACGTCCGTCTCGAAGAACTTCTGGTGCGTCTTGTCGTTCAGGTCGCGCGTGATGAGCTTCATCTCGATCAGGTCGATGATGCCCTCGAGCGCGTTGTCCTGCCCGGCCGGGATGGTGACCACCACCGGGTTCGCGTGGAGCTTGGTCTTCATCTGCTCGACGCACGCCCAGAAGTTGGCGCCCATGCGGTCGAGCTTGTTCACGTAGGCGAGCCGGGGCACCTTGTACTTGGTGGCCTGGCGCCAAACCGTTTCCGACTGCACCTCGACCCCGCCCTTGGCGCAGAACACGCCGACGGCGCCGTCGAGGACGCGCAGCGACCGCTCCACCTCGGCCGTGAAGTCCACGTGGCCCGGGGTGTCGATGATGTTGATGGCGATGTCGTTGTCCGCGCGGTCCTTCCAGTCGATGGAGACGGCGGCCGAGTTGATCGTGATCCCCTTCTGCCGCTCCAGCGGGTCGAAGTCCGTGGTGGTGTCACCGTCATCGACGTCGCCGACCTTGTGCTTGGTGCCGCTGTAGTACAGGATCCGCTCCGTGGTGGTGGTTTTGCCAGCGTCCACGTGAGCCATGATCCCGATGTTGCGTACTTTGTCGAGCATCGTCGTTGCGGCCGG
This region of Gemmata massiliana genomic DNA includes:
- a CDS encoding YaiI/YqxD family protein codes for the protein MLTIYIDADACPVKDEVYKVARRHAMKVLVVANSTMRVPVEPLVELVVRAGFGAADDWIAGEIGPCDICITSDVPLAARCVANGAVTLDPKGRLLDANSIGEAVATRDLMEELRAMGQAAGGPAPMTPKDRSRFLAKLDEAVNAARRAASR
- the fusA gene encoding elongation factor G; the encoded protein is MLDKVRNIGIMAHVDAGKTTTTERILYYSGTKHKVGDVDDGDTTTDFDPLERQKGITINSAAVSIDWKDRADNDIAINIIDTPGHVDFTAEVERSLRVLDGAVGVFCAKGGVEVQSETVWRQATKYKVPRLAYVNKLDRMGANFWACVEQMKTKLHANPVVVTIPAGQDNALEGIIDLIEMKLITRDLNDKTHQKFFETDVPEKYLEEAQKRREQMLDGVSAASDEITELILEGKDVPVDLIRKALRKGTLDGTFTPVHCGSSKMFHGVQHLLDLVVDCLPSPIDRPPVDGLHPKTKDALVRKPDSKEPMSALAFKTVAETNGDLVYIRVYSGEMKPGESYTNTTNGKKERIARFYRMMGDKRIALEKASPGDIVAAMGLSETYTGNTLSDPDQPIALEAIQFPKPVVSQALAFSKTLDSGKVGEALNRLVRDDPTLKTHTDEETKDTIISGMGELHLEISIEKLKRAVGVPQEDTKLITLGKPRVAYRQCLARSVDFEYKFQKQTGGRGKFAVIVVKYTPLTPEQIQEKVAEIEELNDPKVKPDPNNVYFVNAITQGSIDKQYIPSVEEGLREGAKKGYKYPFPFVDLEFNLHFGKMHDVDSSQDAFYLCALEAFREAQERGGIELREPVMKVVVVSPKEYQGQISGNISSKRGLIEETSEDKGVAQVVAKVPLANLFGYTNDLRSATKGQASFSMEFSHYASVPVELADIPKPDAKK